Proteins from one Fragaria vesca subsp. vesca linkage group LG6, FraVesHawaii_1.0, whole genome shotgun sequence genomic window:
- the LOC101314303 gene encoding probable E3 ubiquitin ligase complex SCF subunit sconB-like has translation MASQDYSPNSSPITPSFATDQNKFFTGFTRSISTKEPSFSQFPYTPPRRSNNDVSPSFSQTQSLHASPTSSPRFIPLKHPDHLTAYRCISSVLKKDGQILSIAASNGLVYSGSDTNVIRVWKLPEFTECGQLKTKACMVVALEVSHDRVYAAYGDGKVRIWQRIWDGGLKHERLATIPKLGSYVRSFYTAGKDKTMKHMGAITSLAINVAEDILYSASIDKTVKVWRISDLKCIETIQAHAEPINAIIAADDGILYTASDDATIRVWRRNVCRGGDQFPHSLTVTLPAKYSPVKTLTLTADGAILYGGCTDGYIHFWLRGWFSGQVQYGGALQGHTHAVMCLASVANYVISGSADSTSRIWSKDSDGLHTCVAVLVGHRGPIRCVTAFLGRLGEETEDGCTICTGSLDGVLKVWRVTSKNNSGTSTAGCLAQGGSDYFEL, from the exons ATGGCCTCACAGGACTACTCTCCCAACTCTTCCCCAATAACCCCATCTTTTGCAACTGACCAAAACAAGTTCTTCACTGGCTTCACCAGAAGCATTTCAACCAAAGAACCCTCTTTCTCACAATTTCCTTACACCCCACCTCGACGTAGCAACAATGACGTCTCTCCTTCCTTCTCCCAAACCCAAAGCCTCCATGCTTCCCCGACCTCCTCCCCTCGCTTCATCCCTCTCAAACACCCCGACCACCTCACCGCCTACCGTTGCATCTCCTCCGTCCTCAAAAAAGACGGGCAGATCTTGTCCATTGCCGCCTCCAATGGCCTAGTTTACTCCGGCTCCGATACCAATGTCATTAGGGTTTGGAAGCTACCCGAGTTCACAGAATGTGGGCAGCTCAAGACCAAAGCTTGCATGGTGGTGGCATTGGAGGTGTCTCATGATAGGGTTTATGCTGCTTATGGTGACGGGAAGGTGAGAATATGGCAGAGAATATGGGACGGTGGATTGAAGCATGAGAGGTTGGCTACCATTCCCAAACTGGGAAGTTATGTCCGGAGTTTTTACACTGCCGGGAAAGATAAGACG ATGAAGCATATGGGTGCCATAACATCACTAGCCATCAATGTAGCAGAGGACATCCTCTACTCAGCTTCCATCGACAAGACAGTAAAAGTATGGCGAATCTCAGACCTCAAATGCATTGAAACAATCCAAGCTCACGCGGAGCCGATCAACGCCATCATTGCTGCGGACGATGGTATCCTCTACACAGCCTCGGACGATGCAACGATCCGAGTCTGGCGCCGCAACGTTTGTCGCGGCGGCGACCAGTTTCCACATTCACTCACTGTGACTCTACCGGCTAAGTACTCCCCCGTCAAGACCCTAACCCTAACAGCGGACGGTGCAATCTTGTACGGGGGCTGCACTGACGGGTACATACACTTTTGGCTTAGGGGTTGGTTCTCTGGCCAGGTGCAGTACGGCGGTGCACTCCAGGGTCATACTCATGCAGTGATGTGCTTGGCCAGTGTGGCCAACTATGTGATCAGTGGATCAGCTGACTCGACGAGTAGGATTTGGTCTAAGGACTCTGATGGTCTGCATACTTGTGTAGCAGTCCTTGTGGGTCACAGAGGGCCAATCAGGTGTGTGACAGCATTTCTGGGGAGGCTAGGAGAAGAGACTGAGGATGGTTGCACAATCTGTACTGGGAGTCTTGATGGTGTTCTCAAAGTGTGGCGTGTGACATCCAAAAATAATAGTGGTACTAGTACTGCAGGGTGTTTAGCTCAAGGTGGGAGTGACTATTTTGAGCTGTAA
- the LOC101311685 gene encoding uncharacterized protein LOC101311685, which yields MDGRKHNRSGLEHNYKLKTVSSVWRPVSKLSAQVGSNEECSVVEVTDKVEEDVHSCSSTKISSAQDDTELASAVTEATKFTTCSSASQDNEDKVLGGETVLLTENHSISIEVGASLHRFIRGKGGSTQKMIEDETGVKIKIPLSKREDSIIIEGLSNESITRASEKIKVIIDEAVKSPSLDYSHFISLPLAIHPELVDKLVNFQNSILGIIDSSQGENLESGSNEDEDDSDNEDDDQKFEKGSDVVVELKTESDGEHVKVNMTNIPLVSYAPKSSKSSTPSDLGIDKSIFIKPETFHLTVLMLKLWNKDRVHAAIEVLQSISSEVMEALDNRPLSIRLKGLNCMRGSFAKAGVLYAPVEEIGSEGRLLRACQVIIDAFVKARLVLEKDANQKLKLHATMMNARHRKRRNQKRKFSTFDARGIYKQYGSEEWGEYLIREAHLSQRFVFDDKGYYHCCASIPFPEICN from the exons ATGGATGGTAGAAAACATAACCGAAGCGGTCTTGAGCATAACTACAAGCTCAAAACAGTCAGTTCGGTATGGAGACCTGTCAGTAAACTCAGTGCACAAGTCGGTTCTAATGAAG AATGCTCAGTAGTGGAGGTTACAGATAAGGTGGAAGAAGATGTGCACTCTTGCTCATCAACCAAGATTTCAAGTGCTCAAGATGACACAGAGCTGGCTTCAGCAGTTACTGAAGCAACTAAGTTCACTACTTGTTCAAGTGCATCACAAGATAATGAAGATAAAGTTTTAGGAGGAGAAACAGTGCTTTTAACTGAAAATCATTCAATTTCAATTGAG GTTGGGGCTTCTTTGCACCGCTTTATCAGAGGAAAAGG AGGATCTACTCAGAAAATGATTGAAGATGAGACAGGAGTGAAAATTAAAATCCCATTATCAAAGAGGGAGGATTCCATTA TTATTGAAGGCCTCTCTAATGAAAGCATAACTAGAGCTTCAGAGAAGATAAAAGTTATAATTGATGAG GCAGTTAAAAGCCCAAGTCTTGATTATTCTCACTTCATATCACTTCCATTGGCTATACATCCTGAATTAGTTGATAAGCTTGTCAACTTTCAGAACTCCATCCTAGGAATTATTGATTCTTCTCAGGGTGAGAATCTGGAAAGTGGTTCAAATGAAGATGAAGATGATTCTGATAATGAAGATGATGATCAAAAGTTTGAGAAGGGATCTGATGTTGTAGTTGAACTTAAAACTGAAAGTGATGGTGAACATGTGAAAGTGAACATGACCAACATACCACTTGTCAGTTATGCACCTAAATCATCCAAGTCTTCTACCCCATCTG ACTTGGGAATTGACAAATCAATCTTTATTAAACCGGAAACGTTTCACCTGACTGTGCTCATGTTGAAGTTGTGGAACAAGGACAGAGTTCATGCAGCTATTGAAGTTTTGCAG AGCATCTCTTCAGAAGTGATGGAAGCCTTAGATAATCGCCCTCTATCCATAAGACTCAAGGGACTG AATTGTATGAGAGGTTCTTTTGCCAAAGCTGGTGTCCTGTATGCGCCCGTTGAAGAAATTGGCAGTGAGGGGCGACTTTTGCGTGCCTGTC AAGTCATTATTGATGCATTTGTTAAAGCAAGGCTTGTTCTAGAGAAAGATGCCAATCAGAAATTAAAG CTCCATGCAACAATGATGAATGCAAGGCATAGGAAAAG GAGGAATCAAAAGAGAAAATTTAGTACTTTTGATGCTCGTGGCATTTATAAGCAGTATGGATCAGAGGAATGGGGAGAGTATCTTATCCGTGAAGCTCATCTTTCACAAAGGTTTGTGTTCGATGACAAGGGATATTATCATTGTTGCGCTTCTATACCTTTTCCAGAAATATGCAATTAA